ATGTGATTGTCTTTGGATATAAACTTACATAGAAACAAACAGAGAGCATTTGAGTTTGGAGAAGAAGTTTATGCTGtaatataaaaaagaataaaccaaaatttaaaattaaaaaattaaaaattaaaaaaaaaaaggtgcaaaAATTGAATAACGACCCTATAACAGTCTCTTCTTTCACCATCCAGTCTCTCAGTTAACAGTCTTTATCTCCATTAATGTCTGCACTAtgatctctctccctccctctctaaaAAGCTTTCAACTTTTTCAATCCCATCTCTGCCCCTCACTTAATCAAGCTCTTTGGGTATctgggttttataattttggattcTGTGACATCTGCTGTCAAAATTTCTCTGGTTCTCTGGTGTTTCCAGAAAACGAATGCAAAAAGAAATCATTTTCTCTGTTTTCTCCTCATCGAATTTATACAATAATATAAATATCCTCATCTCCTCGTTTCCAACGTTCATATATGCTTTAATATCATTGCACGCGCACCCTTTTGTTTTGCCCAACTTCTCAAAAAAATCCAACTGCAATTCGTTGACAATCTTTCTTtgggttcaatttttttcatcagATTTTTTCTGGGGTCTGAAAAATGGCTTCAGTGATCAACCAAGTTCACTCTCCAATCCGAACTTCTCAATTTTCTTCGCTTTAGTTATCGTCCAATAAGATTTCGCCTTCTTTTGCTTTGCTCAAAGTTCGCTCGCTTTCTTCCAGAGCTTCAAGCTTGGCCTTTTTGCCGTTGCCGGAGGCTGCAAAGCCTTCACCGGAAATTGGATTTTCTGGCAAGGGGTTGAAGTTTTCAGGGTGGAGTCAGCAGCTGAGACGGCTGGGCTCTGTTGAGTTGCTGCCGGTTGCTAAGGCTGCAGCTGCGGATGCTGATGGTGCTGAGATTGAAATTGCTGATGGGTTGGATTTTGCTAAACCCTTTaatctttcttcctcttttaaTATTAAAGTATGGAACTTTCAACTTTTTAATCATATgattggttgctgagaaaatggtggggaaaaaactttaaaaagtaaaaatctgaaagaaagaaaatatataatttcacGATTTCAGctgcttttttcttttgagaaagGTCAAAAAATAGGCTCAGCTGAGTTTTAGTTGGACAATGTTGTATTTTAACGGTATTAACGATAATTAAGAacagtttatttttttaatcatcaTTTAAAGATATCTCTGTAAAAAGTTAATCAAGTTAGAGATGGTTTATGTGATTGTGCAGGTATGGGAAGCCTGCAAAGAGTTTTTCTGAGAAATTTCCTTTCCTGATTACcggtttctttttcttcagGTGGTAAGCATTCATAttcaattttcattaatttctgATGATAATTATTTATTTCCAATAAATCAAAGCAGAtgttcataattttatttttctgcttTTTATCAGGTATTTATTAGggagtgtattcaattgggaatttgagagattttaatggatttttacggagtttaactgatttgtaaaaattctatgtaaaattttgattcaattctctcgaaatctcatggggagaggtgagatttgtaaatgcttaaaatacactataaaatttctcaaattcctcaacttttccaaattctctaaattctaattctaattgaatacacctgaaatgttaaaaatttctttaaaattctaattgaatacacccgaatttctaaggattttagtaaactatcttaaaattctgattgaatacacattgaatttcagagaattACTTAAAATCCTGACTGAATACctctagattcattaaaagaattaaaatcccttaaAATCCCAATTAAATACATCCCAGTAAATGTCATCTTCAACATACTCAACAGGAAGGTCTACAATTATTTCCCATATCCATGGTATGTTCATCCTTCAGTCTCAAACTTATTTCGATTTTcgtttaattttagttttacttACAATTTGTAGGATTTCCTTTCACCCGTTGTGcagttttgtttctgttatACATCTCCTTGTTGGAGTGGTGTACTGTCTTGTTTCTTGGTCCGCTGGCTTGCCAAGGCGCGCAGTAAGTACCGTTTCTGCGATTGTTTATCTTCTGTTTTCAATCCGCAATGTGGCTTCCACTGAACTGTGTAAATTTTTTGTTCATCCAGCCGATTGACAAGGAGCAGTTGGCGCTACTGACCCCGGTTGCATTCTGTCACGCCCTCGGACATGTCATGTCCAATGTTTCATTTGCAGTTGTTGCTGTGTCTTTCACACACACCATTAAAGGTATTATCTTTAAGGGCCGTTGGAAAACCAATTCCTTAGTGAAAAGATGAGAGACAATCGAGTTTACAGTAGTTTTTGTTATCTTTGTCGACACACTGGAGCCGTTTTTCAATGCTTCCGCTTCGCAGTTTGTTTTGGGGCATCACATTCCCTTATCCCTATGGCTGTCATTAGCCCCTGTTGTGATCGGTAACTCTTTACTCTTTGATCTTCAACTGTTTTATTAATCTTACACGCACACAGCGCTCACATACACTCGTTGGTAGCATAGAGTCTTCTTGTGTATTTACCGAAGTTAACTTCTGTTTTAGGTGTGTCCATGGCATCATTGACTGAACTCTCTTTCAACTGGCTTGGCTTCGGTAGCGTGATGATATCAAACATTGCATTCACCTACAGAAGTATCTACTCGAAAAAAGCAATGGTGAGCATAGCTTCTGTTCTTTTCTTCGTGCTGCAGACTAATTTCGATCACTTAAAATGTGTTTGAACTTCAACAGACAGGAATGGAcagtgttgaaaatcaatgtcaaagttaggcaatgaAAGTTagtcaatgttaggtatggttgaataaaaattattaggtgcaattaatgtgttttgtgtggtaataaataatcttagtttaatcatttggtttgctataaatacctaagttctcaagcattgtaaatcattcaaagaaaaacaaagcctagagctaaagaagaaaagctttgctaattagtttgttttgtgagctttctttaagtgtgtgctctattttcttcttcttgagatCATTAgggttatcttggatactcttcttattcaacaattggtatcagagccaagtcggtcagggatcgttcttggtagagcattggttgtaaagtctcttggaattccgagtatgctctgtggttgcagttttgactgatcttccaaatcagaaaaggtttcttgagattattgctggggttatcacaaaccttgagagggagcttctttgtgtcgagagtagtgtattactctgcacggtagtcacttaagcttgttcggtgtagtcaaagtcttgccgatacgatgggtgatcttcaagttgttggaggaatcaagaagctcaacaaccaaaactataacacgtgggcaacgtgtatagagtcttaccttcaaggtcaagacttgtgggaggttgtcggtggtagtgaagttacacaaccggcagcggaagatgctaacggcgtcttgcgaaagtggaaaattaaagcaggcaaagcgatgtttgctttaaagaccacaattgaagaagaaatgttggagcacattcgggatgccaaaacgccaaaggaagtatgggacacttttgttacactcttttcgaagaggaacgatacaaaattgcaacttcttgagaatgagctgctatcgatggtacaacgcgacatgacgattgcccagtactttcacaaggtgaagtcgatatgccgcgaaatttcagaattagatccaacagctcctattggggaaaccaggatgaagagaataattatccatggtttgagacccgaatatcgagggttcattgccgctatacaaggatggccaacacaaccatcgcttgttgagtttgaaaatttgcttgcaagtcaagaagttatggccaagcaaatgggaggagtctcactgaagagtgaagaggaagcgctctacaccaacaaaagcaaaggcaccttcaagcggtacgctggtggtggatctaaaagaaatggtgacaaggaaaaaggtcatcaaggaggagggagttctcggccagggggagctccgaagtatcacgacaaccgtggtcagtcccagaataataaaagatttgagggcaagtgttacaattgtggaaagaatggccacatggcgaaagattgttggacgaagaaagagcctgttgaaagtaatactgctacttccagttcgaaggagaataatGAAGATGgttgggatgctgaagcattattcgctacggaggaagaagaagaattagccctcatggtaacaacaccagaacgcattgactacaaaaatgattggatcgtagattcgggctgctcaaatcatatgacaggtgataaacagaagctgcaaaatctatctgaatacaagggaggtcgtgtggtggtgacagccgacaactcaaggttaccgatagctcacatcggtaagacaatagttaagcctcgatataattccaaccaggtgccacttcaagatgtttatcatgtcccaggaatgaagaaaaatttgctatctgtggctcaattgacatcatcgggccaccatgtcttgtttggtccacgagatgtgaaggtgtatcgtgacctcaaaatctcagaaacaccaacaatggaggggcgacgattggagtcagtctacgtaatgtcagcagaatctgcatatgtagacaggacaagaaaaaatgagacatcagatttatggcatatgcggttaggtcacgttagctatcacaagctaaatgtgatgatgaagaagtcgatgcttaaggggcttcctcaacttgacgtgcgaacagacacagtatgtgcaggatgccagtatggtaaagcacaccaattgccatatgaggaatcgaagtttaaagcaaaagaaccattagagttagttcactctgatgtgttcggaccagttaagcaaccgtccgttggtggtatgcggtacatggtaacattcattgatgacttctcaaggtatgtgtgggtcttctttatgaaagaaaaatctgacacattctcaaagtttaaagagttcagagagtcagccgaaggagaagtaggaaagaagatctgttgcctgcgcacagataacgggggagaatatagctcaagtgagttctctcaatatctaagggaatgtcgaatacgtcatcagtacacttgtgccaacacaccacaacaaaatggtgtagctgagagaaagaaccggcatcttgcagaagtctgtcgaagtatgctacatgcaaagaacgtaccgggaaggttttgggctgaagcaatgaggactgcagccttagtgatcaacagacttcctcaaccaaggttaggatttgtttctccctttgagaaactgtggaacatgaaacctacagttagttactttcgagtatttggctgtgtatgttatgtatttgttcctgatcatgtacggagcaagtttgacaagaaagctgttagatgtatctttgtgggatacgacagccagagaaagggatggaaatgttgcgatccaacaagtggaagatgttacacttcacgagatgtggtgtttgatgaagcatcttcttggtggtccctAGAGAAGGAGCTGCTACCAGActctagagaatttggagaaaagctgcaacagaagatgggggagcatactatccaactccaaccaagttcagatgaatcaggagatccaaatggcgatgatgtcgaacaaagagtggctcagaatccttggcaaactggcgtgtatcaacaaccaaacgaagaaggtgggccgagtgaaacggaagaatcaactccacaatctcaactccgaaggtcaacaagaacacgaaggccaaatcccaaatacgccaatgcagccataattgaagaaacaactgcaacagaacctgagacgttcgaagaagcatcgcagagttctgagtggatgacagctatgaaagaagagcttgatgcacttcaacaaaatcagacttgggatctcgtgccaaagtcaagagatgtgaaacccatatcctgcaagtgggtttacaagataaagcgtcgtccagatgggtcaatcgagaggtacaaggcacgattggtagctcgtggtttctctcaacagtacggactagactatgatgaaacgtttagtccagtagcgaagcttacaacagtgcgagtcttacttgcacttgcagccaacaaagactggaatctgtggcagatggatgtgaagaatgcttttcttcatggagagctggatcgggagatctacatgatccaaccaatgagatttcagaaccaagatcatcctgaatatgtgtgtaaactgcggaaagcactctacggattgaaacaagcacccagggcgtggtatggtaagattgctgaatttctaacacaaagtggttattcagtaacacctgcagattccagcttgtttgtcaaagccaatgaaggaaagctagctgtcgtgctagtgtatgtggatgacttgatcataaccggtgatgatgaggcagaaattcttcggacgaatgagaatttatcagtccgtttccagatgaaggaacttggccaactcaagcacttccttggtctagaggttgatcgcacacaagaaggaatatttctctgtcaacagaagtattccaaagatttattgaagaggttcggaatgctcgaatgcaagctgatctctacgccgatggagccaaatgtcaaaatgagtgcacatgagggaaaagatttggaagatgcgacgatgtatcgacaattggtaggtagtctgatctacttaaccttgactcgacctgacatttcttatgcagttggtgtgatgagtcggtacatgcaaaatccaaagaagcctcacttggaagcagttcgacgaatactgagatatgtgaagagtacaattgactatggtcttttgtacaagaaaggtgaagactgcaagttagttggttactgtgatgctgactatgcgggagatcatgacaccaggagatcaacaactgggtatgtgtttaagcttggttctggaaccatctcttggtgtagcaagagacagccaacggtatctttgtcaaccacagaagcagagtatagagcagcagcaatggcagctcaagagaatgtatggctggtacagttgatgagtgatctacatcaaccagtagattatccagtaccattgtactgtgataaccaatcggcaattcgcttggcggaaaatccagtctttcatgcaagaactaaacatgtggaagtgcactaccactttatcagagaaaaggttctacaagaaaagattgagatgagacaagtcaagacgaatgatcaagttgcggacttgttcacaaaaagtttaagtacaggcaagctcgaaaattttcgctgtctgctcagcacagtgcaaagaatgagagctgacattgagggggagtgttgaaaatcaatgtcaaagttaggcaatgaAAGTTagtcaatgttaggtatggttgaataaaaattattaggtgcaattaatgtgttttgtgtggtaataaataatcttagtttaatcatttggtttgctataaatacctaagttctcaagcattgtaaatcattcaaagaaaaacaaagcctagagctaaagaagaaaagccttgctaattagtttgttttgtgagctttctttaagtgtgtgctctattttcttcttcttgggatcattagagttatcttggatactcttcttattcaacagacAGTACAAATGTGTATGCTCACATTTCAATCATTGCTCTCTTGGTTTGCATCCCACGAGCATTACTCGTAAGTTCATCTTTTTAC
This Pyrus communis chromosome 6, drPyrComm1.1, whole genome shotgun sequence DNA region includes the following protein-coding sequences:
- the LOC137736323 gene encoding triose phosphate/phosphate translocator TPT, chloroplastic-like, coding for MASVINQLSSNKISPSFALLKVRSLSSRASSLAFLPLPEAAKPSPEIGFSGKGLKFSGWSQQLRRLGSVELLPVAKAAAADADGAEIEIADGYGKPAKSFSEKFPFLITGFFFFRWISFHPLCSFVSVIHLLVGVVYCLVSWSAGLPRRAPIDKEQLALLTPVAFCHALGHVMSNVSFAVVAVSFTHTIKAVFQCFRFAVCFGASHSLIPMAVISPCCDRCVHGIID